A DNA window from Mycolicibacter hiberniae contains the following coding sequences:
- a CDS encoding MCE family protein: protein MIRYRGAHLARGGFLGSVVILLVIAVGMRPELFTEWATSARYQAEFLEAGGLSVGNKVTVSGIKVGSVTEVSLVRGRAMVDFTVERKVVLGSETTAHIRTGTLLGERILTLESAGPGVLAPRAVIPAARTASPYALSEAVGELTANTAGTSFDTLNRSLDTLADTINEIAPQLGPTFDGLTRLSRSLNSRNQQVSALLDSTRKVVGTLADHSSQVNQLILNSNDLLAILVPRRQAIVTLLHATSALSRELSALIADNEQELAPMLAKLNSVTAVLERNRDNLAEALPGLTKYLSTLSEIVSNGPYYTAYVPNLIPGQFTQAFLDYMFGFRRGVNAGQPPDNAGPRAELPLPYNGIPERP, encoded by the coding sequence ATGATCAGATACCGCGGTGCACATCTGGCGCGGGGCGGCTTCCTCGGGTCCGTGGTCATCCTGCTGGTCATTGCCGTGGGCATGCGCCCGGAACTCTTCACCGAATGGGCCACATCTGCTCGCTACCAGGCGGAATTCCTCGAGGCGGGAGGGCTCAGCGTCGGCAACAAGGTGACGGTTTCGGGAATCAAGGTCGGATCGGTCACCGAGGTCTCCTTGGTGCGTGGCCGGGCGATGGTGGACTTCACCGTCGAGCGCAAGGTGGTGCTGGGATCGGAGACCACCGCCCACATCCGAACCGGGACCCTGCTCGGTGAGCGAATCCTCACGCTCGAGTCCGCCGGTCCCGGGGTGCTCGCTCCCCGAGCGGTGATTCCGGCCGCACGGACGGCATCACCTTATGCACTGTCGGAGGCCGTCGGTGAATTGACGGCCAACACCGCCGGAACCAGCTTCGACACGCTGAACCGATCACTGGACACGCTTGCCGACACCATCAACGAGATCGCTCCCCAACTCGGTCCCACGTTCGACGGACTGACCCGCCTGTCGCGATCTCTCAACAGCCGCAATCAGCAGGTGAGCGCCCTGCTGGACTCCACCCGGAAGGTCGTCGGAACCCTCGCCGATCACAGCAGCCAGGTCAACCAACTGATCCTCAACTCCAACGATCTCCTGGCGATTCTGGTGCCGCGGCGGCAGGCCATCGTCACTCTGCTTCATGCGACCTCCGCGCTGTCCCGGGAACTGTCGGCGCTGATTGCCGACAACGAGCAGGAGCTGGCACCGATGCTGGCGAAGCTGAACTCCGTAACGGCGGTGCTGGAGAGGAATCGGGACAACTTGGCCGAGGCTCTTCCCGGTCTCACCAAATACCTGTCCACGCTGAGCGAGATCGTGTCCAACGGCCCGTATTACACCGCGTACGTGCCGAACCTGATTCCGGGACAGTTCACCCAGGCATTCCTGGACTACATGTTCGGCTTCCGGCGGGGCGTCAACGCCGGCCAGCCTCCCGACAACGCCGGACCGCGAGCGGAGCTGCCCCTGCCGTACAACGGAATTCCGGAGCGGCCGTGA
- a CDS encoding cytochrome P450, with translation MHSPDFYAGDPYPAYRELRAGTPVVWNDVTDFWALCKYEDVRFVSGNPGLFTSTKGITIPDPEQPEPVQEGNLIFTDPPRHRQLRNLINAGFTRRQVTLLEPKIRSLVKGIVDGIDSTREYEFAEEIAAPLPTRMIAEMLGAPPEDWEQFRTWSDAAVGTADPDIEMDSLQALAELFNYFTKLIADRRSGEVSGEDLLSILAAAEVDGERLSDEDLLNFSFLLLVAGNETTRNLLALGTKALIDHPDQFALLRRDPSLLPDAVEEMLRYTSPVTHMARRATEDIEIRGQQIAAGDIVVMLYGSANRDEEVFGTDSETFDITRRPNPHIAFGAGEHACLGAQLARLEARVMFEVLLGAYPTIELTGDVTRLRATMVPGVKRMPVRMSAGS, from the coding sequence CTGCATTCGCCGGACTTCTACGCCGGCGACCCCTATCCCGCCTACCGTGAACTTCGCGCCGGCACGCCGGTGGTGTGGAACGACGTCACCGACTTCTGGGCGCTGTGCAAGTACGAAGACGTGCGCTTCGTCTCCGGGAATCCGGGCCTGTTCACCTCGACCAAGGGCATCACCATCCCCGACCCCGAACAGCCGGAGCCGGTTCAGGAGGGCAACCTGATCTTCACCGACCCGCCGCGGCACCGCCAGCTCCGCAATCTCATCAACGCCGGCTTCACCCGCAGGCAGGTCACGCTGCTCGAGCCGAAGATCCGCAGCCTCGTCAAGGGCATCGTCGACGGTATCGATTCCACCCGCGAGTACGAGTTCGCCGAAGAGATCGCCGCACCGTTACCGACCCGGATGATCGCCGAGATGCTCGGGGCGCCACCGGAGGACTGGGAGCAATTTCGCACGTGGTCGGATGCCGCCGTCGGGACCGCAGACCCGGACATCGAAATGGATTCCCTGCAGGCACTGGCCGAGCTGTTCAACTACTTCACCAAGCTGATCGCGGATCGCCGCAGCGGAGAGGTCAGCGGAGAGGATCTGCTCTCGATCCTCGCCGCGGCCGAGGTCGACGGTGAGCGGTTGTCCGACGAGGACCTGCTCAATTTCTCGTTCCTGCTGCTGGTGGCCGGTAACGAAACCACCCGCAACCTGCTCGCTCTGGGCACCAAAGCCCTGATCGACCACCCGGACCAGTTCGCACTGCTGCGACGGGACCCCTCGTTGCTGCCGGACGCCGTCGAAGAGATGCTCAGGTACACCAGCCCGGTCACCCACATGGCGCGCCGGGCCACCGAGGACATCGAGATTCGTGGACAGCAGATCGCGGCCGGCGACATCGTGGTCATGCTGTACGGGTCGGCGAACCGCGACGAGGAGGTCTTCGGCACCGACAGCGAGACCTTCGACATCACCCGCCGGCCGAACCCGCACATCGCCTTCGGTGCAGGTGAACACGCATGCCTGGGAGCGCAATTGGCACGCCTCGAAGCGAGGGTGATGTTCGAGGTGTTGCTGGGCGCCTATCCGACGATTGAACTGACCGGCGACGTGACTCGGCTGCGGGCCACCATGGTTCCGGGCGTCAAGCGGATGCCGGTTCGAATGAGCGCGGGATCCTGA
- a CDS encoding MCE family protein has product MRLAQIINRVTALACCVAVATVGCGFRGINSLPLPGTVGTGPTALLYHLQVANIGTLESNSPVMVENVVVGSVRQMRFNNWHVDVDVTVRPGTRVPANAVATVGQTSLLGSMHVALDPPLGSAPEGILEPNSTIPLSATSSYPSTERTLASLSALVNGGGLGQIGDIVHGVNTALSGREPQVRELLERLEEFVDLFDQQRGDVIESVQALDRLSGQLATQREVMSSALRSLPAALDVLIQQRPTFTSALEKLGRLGDTARTLVDESQADLVADLEKLAPTLKALADVGPEIAAVLGYLPTAPFSQNIVDRGVRGDFMNLFVILDFTTARLKRTLLAGTRFEDQNAQLVPAPGDIGYDAYYTRNPLGAPISPPPATWEEALKIQPPPQPGGGG; this is encoded by the coding sequence ATGAGGCTGGCGCAGATCATCAATCGGGTGACCGCGCTGGCCTGCTGCGTAGCTGTGGCGACGGTCGGCTGCGGATTCCGGGGGATCAACTCCCTGCCCTTGCCCGGTACTGTCGGCACCGGGCCGACGGCACTGCTCTATCACCTTCAGGTCGCCAACATCGGCACTCTGGAGTCCAATTCGCCGGTCATGGTCGAGAACGTGGTGGTAGGCAGTGTTCGTCAGATGAGGTTCAACAACTGGCATGTCGATGTCGACGTGACGGTTCGTCCGGGGACCCGGGTTCCCGCCAATGCGGTTGCCACCGTCGGTCAGACAAGCCTGCTCGGCTCCATGCATGTGGCCCTGGACCCGCCGCTGGGGTCGGCTCCGGAGGGGATCCTGGAACCGAACTCGACGATTCCGCTGTCGGCGACCTCGTCCTACCCTTCCACCGAGCGGACACTCGCATCGCTGTCGGCACTGGTCAACGGGGGCGGCCTCGGGCAGATCGGCGACATCGTGCACGGCGTCAACACCGCATTGTCAGGACGTGAGCCCCAAGTCAGAGAACTGTTGGAACGCCTGGAGGAGTTCGTCGACCTGTTCGATCAGCAGCGCGGTGATGTCATCGAATCCGTCCAGGCACTTGATCGGCTGTCCGGCCAGCTGGCCACCCAGCGCGAGGTGATGTCGTCGGCCCTGCGCAGTCTTCCGGCGGCGCTGGACGTGTTGATACAACAGCGGCCCACGTTCACCTCGGCACTGGAAAAGTTGGGCCGGCTGGGGGATACGGCGCGCACTCTGGTCGACGAATCTCAAGCGGACCTGGTCGCCGATCTGGAGAAGCTCGCACCGACGCTGAAGGCCCTCGCCGATGTCGGACCTGAGATCGCGGCCGTACTCGGCTATCTGCCCACCGCCCCGTTCAGCCAGAACATCGTCGACCGGGGAGTTCGAGGCGATTTCATGAATCTTTTCGTCATCCTCGATTTCACGACGGCGCGGCTGAAGCGAACTCTGCTGGCCGGCACGCGCTTCGAGGACCAGAACGCGCAACTCGTGCCGGCTCCCGGTGATATCGGCTACGACGCGTATTACACCCGCAACCCCTTGGGCGCCCCTATCTCCCCGCCGCCGGCCACCTGGGAGGAAGCGCTGAAGATTCAGCCACCACCCCAACCGGGCGGTGGTGGCTGA
- a CDS encoding MCE family protein, whose translation MNGARRTLVKFSAFAVVMFLVTVGLVVVFSEYRGGRANAYSATFADTSGLKSGDSVRAAGLRVGTVTGVSLKPDKTVVVDFDAEPSVVLTLGSRVAVRYLNLVGDRYLELVDAPGSTAVLPAGSRIPIDQTAPALDLDVLLGGLKPVIQGLNPADVNTLTASLVQIMQGQGPTMESLFSKTSSFTNTLADNQQVLEQLIDNLNTAMASMSRDGEHFAGAIRRLDRLVGELAQEREPIGAAIDALSAGTTSLAQLLTHARPPLTATIAELGRLAPNLEGGNDDLEAALMKAPDNYRKLARIGAYGSFLNYYLCGIQIRVSDLQGRTAVFPWIKQETGRCAEAP comes from the coding sequence ATGAACGGTGCCAGAAGAACGCTCGTCAAGTTCAGTGCGTTCGCTGTGGTGATGTTCCTGGTGACGGTCGGTCTGGTGGTGGTGTTCAGCGAGTACCGCGGCGGCCGGGCCAACGCCTATTCCGCGACATTTGCCGACACCTCGGGGTTGAAGTCCGGGGATTCGGTGCGCGCGGCGGGCCTGCGGGTGGGGACGGTGACCGGCGTTTCTCTCAAGCCGGACAAGACCGTGGTGGTCGACTTCGACGCGGAACCGTCGGTCGTCCTGACCCTCGGAAGCCGGGTGGCCGTGCGCTATCTGAACCTGGTGGGCGACCGATACCTGGAGTTGGTCGATGCGCCCGGCTCCACCGCAGTCCTTCCGGCGGGCAGCCGCATACCGATCGACCAGACGGCGCCTGCTCTCGATCTCGATGTGCTGCTGGGGGGCCTCAAACCGGTGATCCAGGGGCTCAATCCGGCAGACGTCAACACGCTCACGGCGTCTCTGGTGCAGATCATGCAGGGGCAGGGACCCACGATGGAGTCGCTGTTCTCCAAGACATCGTCGTTCACCAACACTTTGGCAGACAACCAGCAGGTGCTCGAGCAGTTGATCGACAACCTCAACACAGCGATGGCCTCGATGTCACGTGACGGTGAGCATTTCGCCGGCGCCATTCGGCGGCTGGATCGACTGGTCGGCGAACTGGCACAGGAACGCGAGCCGATCGGCGCCGCGATCGATGCACTGAGCGCCGGAACCACGTCACTCGCCCAGCTGCTCACGCATGCACGCCCCCCGCTGACCGCGACGATCGCTGAGTTGGGCCGGCTGGCTCCCAACCTCGAGGGCGGCAACGACGATCTCGAAGCCGCCCTGATGAAGGCGCCCGACAACTATCGCAAGCTCGCCCGGATCGGGGCATACGGCAGCTTCCTGAACTACTACCTGTGCGGCATCCAGATCCGGGTCAGCGATCTGCAGGGGCGAACCGCGGTGTTCCCGTGGATCAAGCAGGAAACCGGAAGGTGTGCCGAGGCGCCATGA
- a CDS encoding aldehyde dehydrogenase family protein — translation MADSQALIDGHYIDGHYIDGQWVDPDIGRYDVINPATEQVVASAPNASVDLVAKAVGAARSAFDSGVWSQAAPAERADCIQQLSTALLAHADEIYALAQAEWGCTANERLIHVEGPAVMVGNAATLAREPAEAPLEAWGASGKTLLRYEPLGVVSILTPWNFPHTLNAMKVGAALAAGNTIVLKPSPLTPLAALTLARLIDEETDIPPGVVNVVTPDSVEASAALTQDPRVDLVSFTGSSAVGRAVMAAAAPTMKRVLLECGGKSAAILTDDVEVTDELLERLLFDCCTLHAGQACILNSRLLLPASLHDDVLGRLAELARGVVVGDPTDAGVTMGPLISAQHRDRVAGFVARAESDGATVVTGGRRPKELSAGFYFEPTILADATAASHIAQEEVFGPVLTVLRYRDDDEAVAIANNSQYGLGGAVWAADVERAVDIARRLRTGQVSINGTIAGDAPFGGFGQSGIGREGGVLGLRSYMEPKVIGRPA, via the coding sequence ATGGCCGATTCGCAGGCGCTGATCGACGGGCACTACATCGACGGGCACTACATCGACGGGCAGTGGGTCGATCCCGATATCGGCCGCTATGACGTCATCAACCCGGCGACCGAGCAGGTGGTGGCTTCAGCGCCGAACGCGAGCGTCGACCTCGTCGCGAAGGCCGTCGGAGCGGCGCGCAGCGCGTTCGACTCCGGCGTATGGTCGCAGGCCGCACCCGCCGAGCGAGCTGACTGCATCCAGCAGCTCAGTACGGCGCTGCTGGCCCACGCTGACGAGATCTATGCGTTGGCGCAGGCCGAATGGGGCTGCACGGCAAACGAACGACTCATCCATGTCGAAGGTCCCGCTGTCATGGTGGGCAATGCCGCAACGTTGGCACGCGAGCCGGCAGAGGCACCGCTTGAGGCCTGGGGCGCTTCCGGAAAGACCCTGCTGCGGTACGAGCCCCTGGGAGTCGTATCGATTCTGACGCCGTGGAACTTCCCGCACACGCTCAACGCGATGAAGGTGGGCGCTGCGCTGGCGGCCGGGAATACGATCGTGCTCAAACCGTCGCCGCTGACGCCGCTGGCCGCGTTGACGCTGGCGCGGCTGATCGACGAAGAGACCGATATCCCGCCCGGTGTGGTCAACGTTGTGACCCCGGACAGCGTCGAGGCGAGCGCGGCGCTGACCCAGGACCCCCGTGTCGACCTGGTCAGTTTCACCGGAAGCTCCGCGGTGGGACGCGCGGTGATGGCTGCCGCCGCGCCGACGATGAAACGCGTGCTGCTGGAATGCGGCGGCAAGTCGGCCGCCATTCTCACCGACGATGTCGAGGTCACCGACGAATTATTGGAACGACTGCTCTTCGACTGCTGCACCCTGCATGCCGGCCAGGCCTGCATCCTCAACAGCCGGTTGCTGCTTCCCGCGTCCCTGCACGACGATGTCCTCGGTCGGCTGGCTGAACTGGCGCGCGGCGTCGTGGTCGGGGATCCGACCGATGCCGGTGTCACCATGGGTCCGCTGATCAGCGCCCAACACCGGGACCGGGTGGCGGGGTTCGTCGCCCGAGCAGAATCCGATGGCGCGACCGTGGTCACCGGTGGCCGTCGCCCGAAGGAACTGTCTGCCGGTTTCTACTTCGAACCGACCATCCTCGCCGATGCGACGGCTGCTTCCCACATCGCCCAGGAGGAGGTTTTCGGACCGGTGCTGACGGTCCTGCGTTACCGCGACGACGACGAGGCTGTCGCCATTGCCAACAATTCGCAGTACGGACTCGGCGGGGCGGTATGGGCAGCCGACGTGGAGCGGGCCGTCGATATCGCGCGCCGCCTCAGGACGGGGCAGGTGTCGATAAACGGCACGATTGCCGGTGACGCGCCGTTCGGTGGATTCGGACAGAGCGGGATCGGTCGCGAAGGCGGTGTCCTGGGACTTCGTTCTTATATGGAGCCGAAAGTGATCGGTAGACCCGCATGA
- a CDS encoding MCE family protein, with protein sequence MTLRNAPRRVVAVAAMILVAVLLVGTGLVIRGTVFTPKTFSAAFTKATGIYPGDQVRVAGVKVGLIKSIQAEGDRVVLTFTVARDVPIPAEASAIIVAPNLISARYVQLTPAYVDSGPTMPDGAVIPLERTGIPVEWDEVKEQLNRLATELGAGDGVSGTSLSRLVDSTAAAFAGNGDKFRETLRQLAGTGRILAEGSGDLVETIKNLATFIGALRDSNTQIVQFQDRLATLTSVIDGSRSDLDAALADVSGIVEDVRRFVAGTRAGAGEQIQRLATVTQVLVDGQRNLEQLLHVSPTAIANTLNFFDPRDGGIVGTFAFANFANPLKFICGAIGAIENVTAAESAKLCAQYLGPALNAMDFNYLPFGVNPFLAAVPPAQDYIYSDPELAPGGSGPSPGPPETPPAVSAYTGADNDVPPPAGYVPLPGPSNLPELLLPGQPNDEGAGR encoded by the coding sequence ATGACACTGAGAAACGCGCCACGGCGGGTGGTTGCGGTGGCGGCGATGATTCTGGTCGCGGTGCTGCTCGTCGGGACCGGCTTGGTCATCCGCGGGACCGTGTTCACACCCAAGACGTTCAGCGCGGCGTTCACCAAGGCCACCGGAATCTACCCGGGCGACCAGGTGCGGGTGGCCGGAGTGAAGGTCGGCTTGATCAAGTCCATCCAAGCCGAGGGTGATCGGGTTGTGCTCACCTTCACGGTCGCCCGTGACGTGCCGATTCCCGCTGAAGCATCGGCCATCATCGTGGCCCCGAACCTGATCTCGGCACGGTATGTGCAGCTGACTCCGGCCTATGTGGACAGCGGGCCCACCATGCCCGACGGGGCGGTTATTCCCCTGGAGCGCACGGGTATTCCCGTGGAGTGGGATGAGGTCAAGGAGCAGCTCAACCGGCTGGCCACCGAGCTCGGCGCCGGCGACGGTGTCTCGGGCACATCGCTGTCGCGATTGGTCGACAGCACGGCCGCCGCGTTCGCCGGCAACGGTGACAAGTTCAGGGAGACGCTGCGTCAGTTGGCTGGGACCGGCCGTATCCTCGCCGAGGGCAGCGGGGATCTGGTCGAGACGATCAAGAACCTCGCCACCTTCATCGGCGCCCTGCGCGACAGCAACACCCAGATCGTGCAGTTCCAGGATCGGCTGGCAACGCTGACAAGCGTCATCGACGGCAGCAGATCCGACCTTGATGCGGCGTTGGCCGACGTCTCCGGGATCGTCGAGGATGTGCGACGTTTCGTCGCCGGCACGCGTGCCGGTGCCGGCGAGCAGATCCAGCGACTGGCCACTGTCACCCAAGTGCTCGTCGACGGGCAGCGCAACCTCGAGCAGCTCCTCCATGTCAGTCCGACCGCGATAGCCAACACGCTCAACTTCTTCGATCCCCGGGACGGCGGGATCGTGGGCACCTTCGCGTTCGCCAACTTCGCCAATCCGCTGAAGTTCATCTGCGGGGCGATCGGTGCGATAGAGAACGTCACGGCGGCGGAGTCGGCGAAGCTGTGCGCTCAGTACCTCGGACCGGCGCTGAACGCCATGGACTTCAACTATCTGCCGTTCGGTGTCAACCCCTTCTTGGCTGCGGTGCCGCCGGCGCAGGATTACATCTACAGCGATCCCGAACTGGCCCCGGGGGGATCGGGGCCATCCCCGGGACCGCCGGAGACGCCACCGGCGGTGTCGGCCTACACCGGTGCCGACAACGATGTCCCCCCGCCGGCGGGGTACGTTCCGCTGCCCGGTCCGAGCAACCTGCCCGAGCTGCTGTTGCCTGGACAGCCCAACGACGAGGGTGCGGGCCGATGA
- a CDS encoding CaiB/BaiF CoA transferase family protein, with product MTGALSGLRVVEIGGQIAGPYCTKLLADLGAEVHKIEPPTGDPLRTWGTGGGLFAYLNAGKHSTTVRPEDSADLEAAQALIAGADVLVESLAPGTLDAWGLGGAVLQRLNPGLVVVRISGFGQQGPLRGRVTTPLTMQASAGWVTDRQPGRPPVQAGIRIPEYIAGSYAAMAALTAVRIAAGGVDHPVEVDVSMFECLLSTLPYPMLLAERLMKIGLPGNAKGAPMLGIVKAADGWVGINCLTGQHWLDVCAMVGLPEFAEHQIAIMVGGPERAEFFAKVQPWLDAMTVADIVELSQAMRIPAAPITDGATIVSCPQYSERGFFIAGSGLGSTFTRPGAPFRLSKTPAQRPGEVPVPSPTPTGWSSTAGAGFAPAAQAAQPFQGLKVFDLSTFWAGAYLTCYLGAFGADVVKVESIQRPDGHRYSGSLLRDGDDWYERGPLWQGTNLNKRDITLDLSSEAGRELALRMAAEADVVVENYSPRVVEQFGLDYDSLAEANPGVIMVRMPGFGLAGPWRDYVGWALNIEQLSGMSASTGYPDGPPCNLQGPADPIAGVHAAVALQAALEHRNRTGEGQLIEVAQIEVGAAVAAEPVIEYSLTGQLPEREGNRHREYVQGVYPTAGADDWIALSIRDDTDWAAFAEAAGQPALVDDARFATAQARRTNHDAFDAVVAEWTGGCDAAAAVAELSSRGVPAERVLTPERMYDVEQLDARGFYQELRHPITGDHRYPGWPFQMSPGPRRHHRSAPPTLGQHNAEVLSELGLTAEQIDALRAGEVIGERLRER from the coding sequence ATGACCGGGGCGCTGTCAGGACTGCGAGTCGTCGAGATCGGCGGGCAGATCGCGGGTCCCTACTGCACCAAGCTGCTGGCCGATCTCGGCGCTGAGGTCCACAAGATCGAGCCGCCGACCGGAGACCCCCTGCGGACCTGGGGTACCGGCGGTGGGTTGTTCGCGTATCTGAATGCCGGCAAGCACAGTACGACTGTGCGTCCGGAGGATTCGGCGGATCTCGAGGCGGCCCAAGCGCTGATTGCCGGCGCTGATGTGTTGGTCGAGAGCCTGGCGCCCGGAACCCTCGACGCATGGGGTCTGGGCGGCGCGGTCCTGCAACGCCTGAATCCAGGTCTGGTGGTCGTGCGCATCTCGGGATTCGGACAGCAGGGGCCACTGCGCGGTCGGGTGACGACGCCGCTGACCATGCAGGCATCCGCGGGGTGGGTCACCGACAGGCAGCCCGGGCGACCGCCGGTGCAGGCCGGCATTCGTATCCCGGAATACATCGCGGGGAGCTACGCGGCGATGGCAGCGCTGACGGCCGTTCGCATCGCGGCGGGCGGTGTCGACCACCCCGTCGAGGTCGACGTGTCGATGTTCGAATGTCTGCTCTCGACGCTGCCCTACCCCATGTTGTTGGCCGAGCGTCTCATGAAGATCGGGCTACCCGGGAACGCCAAAGGCGCACCGATGCTGGGCATCGTGAAGGCCGCCGACGGTTGGGTCGGCATCAACTGTCTGACCGGGCAGCACTGGCTTGATGTGTGTGCCATGGTCGGGCTGCCGGAGTTCGCCGAACACCAGATCGCCATCATGGTCGGTGGACCCGAGCGAGCAGAGTTCTTCGCCAAGGTGCAACCGTGGCTTGACGCCATGACGGTCGCCGACATCGTCGAGTTGAGCCAGGCGATGCGCATTCCGGCGGCGCCCATCACCGACGGCGCAACGATTGTCAGCTGCCCGCAGTATTCCGAGCGGGGATTCTTCATCGCGGGAAGCGGTCTCGGCAGCACCTTTACCCGCCCCGGAGCGCCCTTCCGGTTGTCCAAGACCCCGGCCCAAAGGCCGGGGGAGGTGCCGGTACCGTCGCCGACCCCCACGGGGTGGTCGTCCACCGCCGGTGCGGGATTCGCGCCGGCAGCGCAGGCCGCGCAACCGTTTCAGGGGCTGAAGGTCTTCGATCTCAGTACCTTCTGGGCTGGTGCCTACCTCACCTGCTACCTGGGTGCGTTCGGTGCCGATGTCGTCAAGGTCGAGTCGATCCAGCGGCCCGACGGGCACCGTTATTCGGGCTCGTTGCTCCGCGACGGCGACGACTGGTACGAGCGCGGCCCGCTCTGGCAGGGTACGAACCTCAACAAGCGGGACATCACTCTGGACCTCTCGTCGGAGGCGGGACGCGAACTCGCGCTGCGGATGGCCGCCGAGGCTGACGTGGTGGTGGAGAACTACTCGCCGCGTGTCGTCGAGCAGTTCGGTCTGGACTACGACTCCCTGGCGGAGGCGAACCCCGGGGTGATCATGGTGCGGATGCCCGGTTTCGGACTGGCCGGGCCGTGGCGCGACTACGTCGGTTGGGCATTGAACATCGAACAACTGTCCGGGATGTCGGCGTCGACCGGATACCCGGATGGTCCGCCGTGCAACCTGCAGGGCCCGGCCGATCCGATCGCAGGCGTCCACGCCGCGGTGGCGCTGCAGGCGGCGCTCGAACACCGGAATCGGACCGGTGAGGGCCAACTCATCGAGGTGGCGCAGATCGAGGTCGGCGCCGCGGTGGCCGCCGAGCCCGTCATCGAGTACTCCCTGACCGGTCAGCTTCCCGAACGTGAGGGCAATCGTCACCGCGAGTACGTTCAGGGCGTCTATCCGACGGCGGGCGCCGATGACTGGATCGCGCTTTCGATACGCGATGACACGGATTGGGCCGCGTTCGCCGAGGCCGCCGGGCAACCTGCCCTCGTCGACGATGCGCGGTTCGCCACAGCTCAGGCGCGGCGGACGAACCATGACGCGTTCGATGCCGTTGTGGCGGAGTGGACCGGTGGGTGTGACGCGGCGGCAGCGGTGGCGGAACTGAGCAGCCGCGGGGTGCCCGCCGAACGGGTGCTGACACCCGAGCGCATGTATGACGTCGAGCAGCTGGATGCCCGGGGGTTCTACCAGGAGCTGCGCCATCCGATCACAGGCGACCATCGCTATCCCGGTTGGCCCTTCCAGATGTCGCCGGGGCCTCGCCGGCACCACCGCTCGGCACCGCCCACCCTCGGCCAGCACAATGCCGAGGTGCTGTCGGAGCTGGGCCTGACCGCGGAGCAGATCGATGCGCTGCGCGCCGGCGAGGTGATCGGGGAGCGCCTTCGGGAACGATAG
- a CDS encoding MCE family protein — translation MAMTNGPGSLLRAGVGLATVVAIGSVIWFAAQLFNGALFDNSVPVTVIADRAGLMMNPAAKVKMRDVEVGRVASIEEGDHGTAIIRLAMDPASLKRIPANVSVDISATTVFGSKYVQLTSPQTAAVGTLRAGEVIAADRVTVEVNTVFQQLNEVVSAVQPEKLNTVVTALAAGLAGRGQQLGATIADADGLLNRLRPSLPSLRHDLAATPSVVSTFADVTPDLMTTLRNSSRLSALVVDQQANLERSLLSLVGLADAGNDVIGGNRGALSDTLRLLVPTTDLLNRYNPALYCLLSGLIPLVKAPPLRLPGAEVSTGFTWGVERYRYPQDLPKVAATGGPQCAGLPVAFEKRPPYVVADTGANPYRYGNPGIVLNADGLKQVLFGPTDGPPRNSMQIGHPG, via the coding sequence ATGGCCATGACCAACGGTCCGGGGAGCCTACTGCGCGCAGGCGTGGGGCTTGCCACGGTCGTTGCCATCGGTTCGGTCATTTGGTTTGCCGCACAACTGTTCAACGGGGCCCTGTTCGACAATTCGGTACCGGTCACCGTCATCGCCGACCGAGCCGGGCTGATGATGAATCCGGCGGCAAAGGTCAAGATGCGCGACGTCGAGGTCGGCAGGGTCGCCTCGATCGAGGAAGGCGACCACGGCACTGCGATCATTCGTCTGGCCATGGATCCGGCCAGCCTGAAGCGCATTCCGGCCAACGTGTCGGTCGACATATCGGCGACAACGGTTTTCGGATCCAAATATGTGCAGCTGACATCCCCGCAGACCGCCGCCGTGGGCACCTTGCGAGCCGGTGAGGTCATCGCCGCCGACCGGGTCACCGTGGAGGTCAACACCGTCTTCCAGCAGCTCAACGAGGTGGTCTCGGCGGTGCAACCCGAAAAGTTGAACACCGTGGTCACCGCGTTGGCCGCCGGCTTGGCCGGTCGCGGCCAACAGTTGGGTGCCACCATCGCCGATGCCGACGGGCTGCTGAACCGGCTGCGACCCAGCCTGCCCAGCCTTCGCCACGACCTGGCCGCGACACCGTCAGTGGTGAGCACGTTTGCTGATGTGACGCCCGATCTGATGACGACACTGCGGAATTCGAGTCGGCTCAGTGCCCTGGTCGTCGATCAGCAGGCGAATCTGGAGCGCTCCCTGCTCAGCCTGGTCGGCTTGGCCGACGCCGGCAACGATGTCATCGGAGGTAACCGGGGCGCCCTGTCCGATACCCTGCGCCTGCTGGTACCGACCACTGATCTGCTGAACCGTTACAACCCGGCTCTGTACTGCCTGCTGAGCGGACTGATCCCGTTGGTCAAGGCCCCACCGCTGCGCCTGCCCGGCGCAGAGGTCAGTACCGGCTTCACCTGGGGAGTCGAACGCTACCGCTACCCACAGGATCTACCGAAGGTGGCGGCCACCGGCGGACCGCAGTGCGCGGGGTTGCCCGTTGCGTTCGAGAAGCGCCCGCCCTATGTGGTTGCCGATACCGGCGCCAACCCGTACCGCTACGGCAACCCCGGCATCGTGCTCAACGCCGATGGACTCAAACAAGTGCTGTTCGGACCGACCGACGGACCGCCCCGCAACAGCATGCAGATCGGCCATCCGGGATGA